One genomic region from Ammospiza caudacuta isolate bAmmCau1 unplaced genomic scaffold, bAmmCau1.pri scaffold_39, whole genome shotgun sequence encodes:
- the LOC131571865 gene encoding olfactory receptor 14J1-like: MSNSSSIRHFLLLALADTRQLQLLHFCLLLGISLAALLANGLIISAIACGHHLHTPMFFFLLNLALADLGSICTTVPKAMHNSLWDTRAISYTGCAAQLFFFLFFIGTEYFLLTIMSYDRYVSICKPLHYGTLLGSRACAHMAAAAWASAFLNALLHTANTFSLPLCHGNALGQFFCEIPQILKLACSKSYLRELGLLAVSVCLVFGCFVFIVVTYVQIFRAVLRIPSEQGRHKAFSTCLPHLAVVSLFVSTSAFVYLKPPSMSSPSLDLALSVLYSVVPPALNPLIYSLRNQELKAAVSRLVTGWFQSH, from the coding sequence atgtccaacagcagctccatcaggcacttcctcctgctggcattggcagacacgcggcagctgcagctcctgcacttctgcctcttgctgggcatctccctggctgccctcctggccaacggcctcatcatcagcgccatagcctgcggccaccacctgcacacgcccatgttcttcttcctgctcaacctggccctcgctgacctgggctccatctgcaccactgtccccaaagccatgcacaattccctctgggacaccagagcCATCTCCTACACgggatgtgctgcacagctctttttctttctgttcttcattgGAACAGAGTAtttcctcctgaccatcatgtcctacgaccgctacgtgtccatctgcaaacccctgcactacgggaccctcctgggcagcagagcttgtgcccacatggcagcagctgcctgggccagtgcctttctcaatgctctgctgcacacagccaatacattttccctgcctctgtgccatggcaatgccctgggccagttcttctgtgaaatcccacagatcctcaagctcgCCTGCTCCAAATCCTACCTCAGGGAACTTGGGCTTCTTGCAGTTAGTGTGTGTTTGgtatttggttgttttgtgttcattgttgtTACCTATGTACAGattttcagggctgtgctgaggatcccctctgagcagggacggcacaaagccttttccacctgcctccctcacttGGCTGTGGTTTCCCTGTTTGTCAGCACTTCAGCATTTGTTtacctgaagcccccctccatgtcctccccatccctggatctggccctgtcagttctgtactcggtggtgcctccagccctgaaccccctcatctacagcctgaggaaccaggagctgaaggctgCAGTGTCGAGACTGGTGACTGGATGGTTTCAGAGTcattaa